A portion of the Pleurocapsa minor HA4230-MV1 genome contains these proteins:
- a CDS encoding sulfurtransferase TusA family protein produces MIDPQSTDNTIPDHADVHLDLRGTPCPINFVRTKLRLEQMPPGSLLEVWLDPGEPIEQVPDSLKMEGYQVEALAQQQDFFSLLVRRPATS; encoded by the coding sequence ATGATCGATCCTCAAAGCACGGATAACACTATCCCAGACCACGCAGATGTTCATTTAGATTTGCGGGGTACTCCTTGTCCAATTAATTTTGTCAGAACCAAATTACGTTTGGAGCAAATGCCACCAGGTTCACTGTTAGAAGTTTGGCTCGATCCTGGTGAGCCGATTGAACAAGTGCCTGATAGTCTTAAAATGGAAGGTTATCAGGTTGAGGCGTTGGCCCAACAGCAAGATTTCTTTTCTTTGTTAGTTCGTCGTCCTGCAACTTCGTGA
- the dnaK gene encoding molecular chaperone DnaK, producing the protein MAKVIGIDLGTTNSCVAVLEGGKPIIIANSEGARTTPSMVAFAKGDTRLVGQLAKRQSVTNAQNTIHSIKRFIGRRWEDTEEERSRTPYKCIPGRDDTVDVQIKNRNYTPQEISAMILQKLKADAESFLGEPVKEVVITVPAYFTDAQRQATKDAGTIAGLEVLRIVNEPTAAALAYGLDKQNREEHILVFDLGGGTFDVSILQLGNGVFEVKSTAGNNHLGGDDFDNVIVRWMIKTFYAQEEIDLRTDKMALQRMREAAEKAKIELSATPTTSINLPFITADETGPKHIELELSRAKFEELAKDLIQKTLEPVKLALKDSDLEPNEIDRIILVGGSTRIPAVHAAIKTIFDGMQIDRSVNPDEAVAAGAAIQAGVLDGEVKDVLLLDITPLSLGIETLGEVFTKIIEKNTTVPTSKSQIFSTAADGQTSVEIHALQGERAMAKDNKSLGKFLLTGIPVAPRGMPQIEVAFEIDVNGILQVSAQDKGTGKQQGITISNTGGLSSSEVERMRQEADSFADQDRRNVELVKLKNQAENLIYNYDSTVSEQGDLIRDEYKAKIARIKEEFNIACNNPHTSIKDISDILDSLRQTLLEIGTDVYQQKNSNSNDAFVFDDFEDDELARAKTEVDLAGDNSVKAVVSISNNVKVEGGADFGLDDDYESVD; encoded by the coding sequence ATGGCAAAAGTTATCGGTATTGATCTGGGAACTACCAACAGTTGCGTTGCTGTACTGGAAGGGGGCAAACCCATAATTATTGCTAATTCCGAGGGAGCCAGAACAACTCCTAGTATGGTAGCGTTCGCCAAGGGAGATACTCGTTTAGTAGGTCAGTTGGCAAAAAGACAATCAGTCACCAACGCTCAAAATACAATTCATAGTATTAAACGCTTTATTGGTCGTCGTTGGGAAGATACAGAAGAAGAGCGATCGCGCACGCCCTACAAGTGTATTCCAGGTCGAGATGATACTGTCGATGTTCAGATCAAAAATAGGAATTATACTCCCCAGGAGATTTCTGCCATGATTTTACAAAAGTTAAAGGCAGATGCCGAAAGCTTTTTGGGAGAACCTGTTAAAGAAGTCGTAATTACTGTACCTGCCTATTTTACTGATGCCCAGAGACAGGCGACTAAAGATGCAGGTACGATTGCGGGACTTGAGGTATTGCGTATTGTCAATGAACCTACTGCTGCTGCCTTAGCCTATGGCTTGGACAAACAAAACCGCGAAGAACACATTCTCGTGTTTGACTTGGGTGGCGGAACTTTTGATGTTTCAATCTTGCAACTGGGCAATGGCGTATTTGAAGTCAAGTCTACAGCAGGCAACAATCATCTTGGTGGCGATGATTTTGATAACGTTATCGTCCGCTGGATGATCAAGACTTTTTACGCTCAAGAAGAAATCGATCTCAGAACCGATAAAATGGCGTTGCAAAGGATGAGAGAAGCTGCGGAAAAAGCCAAAATTGAGCTTTCGGCTACTCCGACCACATCGATTAACCTGCCTTTTATTACTGCCGATGAAACAGGGCCTAAACATATCGAATTGGAACTAAGCCGAGCTAAATTTGAAGAACTAGCCAAGGATTTAATCCAAAAAACTTTAGAACCTGTTAAGTTAGCTTTAAAAGATTCTGATTTAGAGCCTAATGAAATCGATCGCATCATTTTAGTTGGCGGTTCTACCCGTATTCCCGCAGTTCACGCAGCGATTAAAACGATCTTTGATGGGATGCAAATAGATCGCTCAGTTAATCCAGATGAAGCAGTGGCAGCAGGAGCAGCAATTCAGGCAGGAGTTTTGGACGGAGAAGTTAAAGATGTTTTGCTACTTGATATTACCCCTTTATCACTGGGGATCGAAACTTTGGGCGAGGTTTTTACGAAGATAATCGAAAAGAATACTACCGTTCCCACTAGCAAATCGCAGATTTTCTCCACCGCTGCTGATGGTCAAACCAGCGTGGAAATTCATGCTCTGCAAGGGGAGAGAGCCATGGCGAAAGACAATAAAAGCCTGGGTAAATTTCTCCTAACAGGAATTCCTGTTGCTCCTAGAGGAATGCCACAGATTGAAGTTGCCTTTGAAATTGACGTGAATGGTATTTTACAGGTTTCGGCTCAAGATAAAGGTACTGGGAAACAGCAAGGCATCACTATTAGTAATACTGGAGGACTAAGCTCTAGCGAAGTTGAGCGAATGCGTCAAGAGGCTGACAGTTTTGCCGACCAAGATCGGCGTAATGTTGAATTAGTCAAGTTAAAAAACCAAGCCGAGAATTTAATTTACAATTACGATTCAACTGTTAGTGAACAAGGAGACTTGATTCGCGATGAGTATAAAGCAAAAATTGCTCGAATTAAAGAAGAGTTTAATATAGCTTGTAATAACCCTCATACGAGCATCAAAGATATTAGTGATATTTTAGACAGCCTGCGTCAAACTCTCCTGGAAATTGGTACGGATGTTTATCAACAAAAGAATTCTAATTCTAATGATGCTTTCGTCTTTGATGACTTTGAGGATGACGAGTTGGCTAGAGCTAAAACTGAGGTTGATTTAGCTGGCGACAACAGTGTCAAAGCAGTTGTAAGTATATCTAACAATGTTAAGGTTGAAGGAGGTGCTGATTTTGGTTTAGACGATGATTATGAATCAGTTGATTAA
- the grpE gene encoding nucleotide exchange factor GrpE, with protein sequence MTEEQKQPENPAENPEVAVDISLEDHDSASESAEELDRATEVSEDDRQTAENEEIFAAFQQENANLKQLLDEKSQQADLAKAQYARLAADFENFRRRTIKEKENLEVQAKKNVITELLPVIDNFERARTQLKPDSEGEKAIHSSYQGVYKTLVECLKKMGVSAMRPEGQEFDPNYHEAMLREPTNEYPEGTVIEQLMRGYTIGDTILRHAMVKVAVPQEPVITSEQKTTENEENDH encoded by the coding sequence ATGACTGAAGAGCAAAAACAACCTGAAAATCCGGCCGAAAATCCTGAAGTTGCGGTTGACATTTCCTTAGAAGACCATGATTCTGCATCGGAGTCTGCTGAAGAGCTAGATCGAGCTACGGAAGTAAGCGAAGATGATCGTCAAACTGCCGAAAATGAAGAGATTTTTGCCGCCTTCCAGCAAGAAAACGCTAATCTTAAGCAACTTTTAGACGAAAAAAGCCAACAGGCAGATCTAGCCAAAGCACAGTATGCTCGCTTGGCAGCAGATTTTGAGAATTTTCGCCGCCGAACTATTAAAGAGAAAGAAAATCTGGAAGTGCAGGCTAAGAAAAATGTCATCACCGAATTACTACCTGTAATCGATAACTTTGAGCGTGCTAGAACTCAGTTGAAACCAGACAGCGAGGGCGAAAAAGCAATTCATTCAAGCTATCAGGGAGTATACAAAACTTTGGTAGAGTGCCTCAAAAAAATGGGTGTTTCAGCCATGCGACCTGAAGGACAAGAATTCGATCCCAATTATCACGAAGCTATGTTGCGTGAACCCACCAACGAATATCCTGAAGGAACTGTAATTGAGCAACTAATGCGTGGCTATACAATTGGCGATACAATTTTGCGTCATGCCATGGTTAAAGTTGCTGTTCCTCAAGAACCTGTGATAACTTCGGAACAGAAAACGACAGAAAACGAAGAAAATGATCATTAA
- the rsgA gene encoding small ribosomal subunit biogenesis GTPase RsgA yields the protein MLNPATRNLNELWGTVVAVQANFYQVKLANNPVAKSLLCTRRTRLKKIGQSVMVGDRVLIEEPDWQDARGAIGRVEPRSTELQRPPVANAELILLVFAVAEPTLDPWQLSRFLVKAESTSLKLCLCFNKCDLITPEQQQQWQQRLSQWGYDASYISVVQGIGIDQLLSRLEGKITVVAGPSGVGKSSLIDTLIPSINLRVGEVSGKLQRGRHTTRHVELFELPGGGLLADSPGFNQPEMDCIPSNLAQYFPEARARLQQANCQFSNCLHRDEPNCVVRGDWERYEYYLDFLDKAIARQTALQQQPDEESKLKLKVKRSGKSEYEPKLQTKKYRRTSRNVKHQNLQDIYTRQLEEEIEDQL from the coding sequence TTGCTGAATCCTGCGACTCGAAACTTAAATGAGTTGTGGGGAACAGTGGTGGCAGTTCAAGCTAATTTTTATCAGGTAAAGTTAGCCAATAATCCAGTAGCTAAGTCTTTACTTTGTACTAGACGTACTCGCCTAAAAAAAATTGGGCAGAGTGTCATGGTCGGCGATCGCGTTTTAATTGAAGAACCTGATTGGCAAGATGCTAGAGGGGCTATCGGTAGAGTTGAGCCTCGTTCTACAGAGCTACAGCGCCCTCCTGTGGCTAATGCGGAGCTGATTTTACTGGTGTTTGCTGTGGCAGAACCAACCCTCGATCCTTGGCAGCTTAGTCGCTTTTTAGTTAAGGCTGAGTCAACGTCTTTGAAGCTTTGTTTGTGTTTCAATAAGTGTGATTTGATTACCCCAGAACAGCAGCAACAGTGGCAACAGCGTTTGTCACAATGGGGCTATGATGCTAGCTATATTAGCGTGGTGCAAGGAATTGGCATCGATCAATTGTTATCGCGTCTTGAAGGTAAAATTACCGTGGTGGCAGGACCTAGCGGTGTGGGCAAATCTAGCTTGATTGATACTTTGATTCCCTCGATTAATTTAAGAGTGGGCGAAGTTTCAGGTAAACTACAGCGAGGTCGCCATACGACCCGTCATGTAGAGTTATTTGAGCTTCCTGGGGGTGGTTTACTAGCTGATAGTCCAGGGTTTAATCAACCTGAGATGGACTGTATCCCCAGTAATTTAGCACAGTATTTTCCTGAAGCTAGAGCTAGATTACAACAGGCAAACTGTCAGTTTAGTAACTGTCTTCATCGTGATGAGCCAAATTGCGTTGTGCGCGGAGACTGGGAGAGATACGAGTATTATCTAGATTTTTTAGATAAAGCGATCGCTCGTCAAACAGCATTACAACAACAGCCTGACGAAGAATCCAAGCTTAAATTAAAAGTAAAGCGATCGGGAAAAAGCGAATACGAACCCAAGCTGCAAACTAAAAAGTATCGTCGCACTTCCCGCAATGTTAAACATCAGAACCTGCAAGATATCTACACCAGGCAACTAGAAGAAGAAATTGAAGATCAACTGTAA
- the rsmD gene encoding 16S rRNA (guanine(966)-N(2))-methyltransferase RsmD, protein MRIYGNRQLKTVPGQRTRPTAARVREAVFNIWRDRLEGSSWLDLCAGNGSMGAEAICRGASRVVGIEQYGKACKVIESNWQQVIQPGQSYELIQGDVLLKIKKLTGQQFDWIYFDPPYDSYLYLPVLKAIALLELVKPEGAIAVEHNPKLWQAKEIPGLEIYRTKSYGNTTLSFYAVK, encoded by the coding sequence ATGAGGATTTATGGAAATAGGCAGCTTAAAACTGTCCCAGGACAAAGAACTCGTCCCACTGCTGCCAGGGTGAGAGAAGCCGTGTTTAATATTTGGCGCGATCGCTTGGAAGGATCTAGTTGGCTCGATTTATGTGCAGGAAATGGCTCAATGGGCGCAGAGGCGATTTGTCGCGGAGCAAGTAGAGTAGTCGGGATTGAGCAGTATGGCAAAGCCTGTAAAGTGATTGAATCTAACTGGCAGCAAGTAATCCAGCCTGGACAATCCTATGAGCTGATTCAGGGAGATGTTTTACTTAAAATTAAAAAGTTAACTGGACAGCAATTCGACTGGATTTATTTCGATCCGCCCTATGATAGTTATTTATACTTACCTGTTTTAAAAGCGATCGCCTTATTAGAATTAGTTAAACCTGAAGGAGCGATCGCTGTGGAACACAATCCTAAGCTATGGCAAGCCAAAGAAATACCAGGATTAGAAATTTATCGCACTAAATCTTACGGTAATACCACCCTTAGTTTCTATGCAGTTAAGTAG
- a CDS encoding DUF11 domain-containing protein produces the protein MAEKFFVNKSLSHSKTKLHKVFSTLCGQKSLAILTNIIVCCGLIPHSIKAASAQTVLSCDAVAPNLLDISNNAVTSYTDRAKGKINRLISNTNNISANINSETEQPLRLVNQGIEDLKGNSVVGLGAIAFSLVEQFKNQGLNEKDANLASLTAISAWATLDAKTSSQETVAAIKQILNDKIKAAKTQKLIAQIPDSDLLTALSGLQASNLKNLGLTNSEIEIASKSKILPQNDFSFSEQIRSATKLIAQEISQPEVKEQLINAQKQAEQDLTNLRQGKQTFITSDSTIRFKFRLDNQSKQVTKVVLPNAQAITAKGLTGSGKVTGVVYRLASSDAQVQSKDITKTAETVSIPAGKSIELDITVKVGKVDKKLEAITLNLQPSCGNSTSQSLNILPPLTINPNLIDPLGKITGCAGQILPEYLGFSVALYEPNSNDPTGSSINNITPLTATELPDDPNNNIPKGIKPNTENSNPFFLANSDQGRYSFLLDEERQQLDLGATYILVVKPPENSIYDERRVKLVIGDRQGNVVKYTATSLDGKPIRASDGLTTITGEIILVEDAERVGLDLAVLDLGTSVCDAQEIQITKTGDRASAQPGDIVLYRLAIRNLASAPIDNLQITDTLPEGFQLQTDSIKAEVKEKLIPVTATQSDYPSGRLRNRTVNFTADITLNTEEVINLVYAAQLTPNALRGSGQNSAIVNAQRTDNDNPVQDGPAIHNLRIEPGILENTGILIGRVFVDKNFDGEQQPGEPGIPEAVIFLEDGNRVITDAEGLFSVANVLPGIHTGILDLTSIPEYRLAPNLRFSEGNSKSRLVKLEPGGMVRMNFGVTPTAAGKKANSRREITPQPGQAEQKSIKSTRPNSDS, from the coding sequence ATGGCAGAGAAATTTTTTGTGAATAAATCTCTATCTCATTCAAAAACTAAACTACATAAAGTATTTTCGACTTTGTGTGGGCAAAAAAGTCTAGCTATTTTAACCAATATTATTGTTTGCTGTGGATTAATTCCTCATAGTATTAAAGCTGCTTCTGCTCAAACTGTTTTAAGCTGTGATGCAGTAGCACCAAATTTACTTGATATTTCTAATAATGCTGTTACTAGTTATACAGATCGAGCTAAGGGCAAAATAAATCGACTTATTTCTAATACCAATAATATATCCGCCAATATTAATAGTGAAACAGAGCAACCTTTAAGATTAGTAAATCAAGGAATTGAAGATTTAAAGGGTAATTCTGTAGTTGGTTTGGGCGCGATCGCTTTTAGTTTAGTTGAACAGTTTAAAAACCAAGGATTAAACGAAAAAGACGCTAATCTTGCCAGTCTTACAGCTATATCTGCCTGGGCTACTTTAGATGCCAAAACTTCCTCGCAGGAAACTGTAGCAGCAATTAAACAAATTCTCAACGATAAAATAAAGGCTGCAAAAACTCAGAAATTAATTGCACAGATACCTGATTCTGATTTATTAACTGCTTTGTCTGGATTACAAGCATCTAATTTAAAAAATTTAGGTTTAACTAATTCAGAGATAGAAATTGCTAGTAAGTCAAAAATATTACCACAAAATGATTTTAGTTTTAGCGAACAAATACGCTCTGCTACAAAATTAATTGCCCAAGAAATTAGCCAGCCAGAAGTTAAAGAACAACTAATTAATGCTCAGAAACAAGCTGAACAAGATCTAACTAATCTCCGTCAAGGCAAGCAGACTTTTATTACTTCAGATAGCACAATACGGTTTAAATTTCGGTTGGATAACCAAAGTAAGCAAGTTACCAAAGTTGTCTTACCAAATGCCCAAGCAATTACCGCCAAAGGTTTAACTGGCTCTGGTAAAGTCACAGGGGTAGTTTATCGTCTAGCTAGTAGTGATGCTCAGGTACAAAGCAAAGATATTACCAAAACAGCCGAAACAGTATCTATTCCAGCGGGTAAGTCTATCGAGTTAGATATTACCGTCAAAGTAGGAAAGGTAGACAAAAAACTAGAGGCGATTACCCTCAATCTTCAGCCTAGTTGTGGCAATTCAACTTCCCAGTCTTTGAATATTTTGCCACCTTTAACGATTAATCCTAACTTAATCGATCCTTTAGGCAAAATTACTGGCTGTGCTGGTCAAATACTACCAGAATATCTCGGTTTTTCTGTAGCTTTGTATGAACCGAATTCTAACGATCCTACTGGTAGCAGTATTAATAACATCACGCCTTTAACTGCCACAGAATTACCAGATGACCCGAATAACAATATACCTAAAGGTATTAAACCTAACACTGAAAACAGCAATCCCTTTTTCTTAGCTAATAGCGATCAAGGTCGATATAGCTTTTTACTGGATGAAGAACGCCAGCAATTAGATTTGGGCGCAACTTATATTTTGGTGGTTAAGCCTCCTGAAAACTCGATTTACGATGAGCGTCGAGTCAAACTAGTAATTGGCGATCGCCAGGGAAATGTTGTTAAATATACAGCCACTTCTCTAGATGGTAAGCCAATTCGGGCTTCGGATGGACTAACGACGATTACAGGAGAAATTATCTTAGTTGAAGATGCGGAACGAGTCGGCCTAGATTTAGCAGTTTTAGACCTAGGAACCAGTGTCTGTGATGCTCAAGAAATCCAGATTACCAAAACAGGCGATCGCGCTTCTGCTCAACCAGGAGATATTGTTCTCTATCGTTTAGCGATTCGTAATCTTGCTTCTGCACCCATTGATAACCTGCAAATTACCGATACTTTACCTGAAGGTTTTCAGTTACAAACAGACAGCATTAAAGCGGAAGTCAAAGAAAAACTGATTCCCGTTACTGCTACTCAAAGCGATTACCCTTCGGGTAGGCTTCGCAATCGCACGGTTAATTTTACTGCTGATATCACTTTAAATACTGAGGAGGTAATTAATCTAGTTTATGCTGCCCAGTTAACCCCCAATGCTTTAAGAGGTTCGGGACAAAATTCAGCCATTGTTAATGCTCAAAGAACCGATAACGATAATCCTGTTCAAGATGGGCCAGCGATTCATAACCTCAGAATTGAACCAGGAATTCTGGAAAATACGGGCATTTTAATTGGTCGAGTATTTGTCGATAAAAACTTTGATGGCGAACAGCAACCAGGAGAGCCTGGGATTCCTGAAGCAGTTATTTTCCTCGAAGATGGCAACCGCGTCATTACTGATGCTGAAGGTCTATTTTCCGTTGCCAATGTCTTGCCTGGCATTCATACAGGAATCCTCGATCTAACTAGTATTCCCGAATATCGCCTTGCTCCTAACCTACGTTTTAGCGAGGGCAATAGCAAATCTCGGCTAGTC
- a CDS encoding glutathione S-transferase family protein, producing MANKSLPGKLIVKTGKFVWTTMWQVMMSQLAPRNQTGEYVRPQSQFRNYLSTQPENPYQPVANRYRLYVGMGCPWAHRTVVTRALKGLESAIAVSIVYPSPDAGIWVLDQPELNCHTVPELYQLACPGYKGRSTVPILWDDETKTIVNNESAEIIEILNSEFNQFAQHPDFDLYPAEQKEAIDSWNEKIYHAVNNGVYRCGFAQSQAAYDLASQELFATLDEIEQALEKTRYLCGDRPTLADIRLFTTLFRFDIVYYGLFKCNLRRIADYHNLSGYLRDLYQLPGVAATCDLKSIKRDYYGNLFPLNPGGIIPLGPDIGNLLQPHQRE from the coding sequence ATGGCAAATAAGTCTCTTCCAGGTAAGTTAATTGTTAAAACGGGCAAGTTTGTCTGGACAACCATGTGGCAGGTGATGATGTCCCAGCTAGCACCGCGCAATCAGACAGGGGAGTATGTGCGTCCCCAAAGCCAGTTTAGAAATTATCTCAGTACCCAGCCAGAGAATCCTTATCAACCTGTTGCTAATCGCTACCGCTTATATGTCGGCATGGGTTGTCCTTGGGCGCATCGTACTGTGGTTACTAGAGCTTTAAAAGGGTTAGAAAGTGCGATCGCTGTTTCGATAGTTTATCCTTCCCCCGATGCGGGAATCTGGGTTTTAGACCAGCCTGAATTAAATTGCCATACTGTCCCCGAACTATATCAGCTTGCCTGTCCTGGCTATAAAGGACGCTCTACAGTGCCAATTTTATGGGATGACGAGACAAAAACGATTGTGAATAACGAAAGTGCGGAGATTATTGAAATCCTCAATTCTGAGTTTAATCAATTTGCCCAACACCCTGACTTCGATCTCTATCCAGCAGAACAAAAAGAGGCGATCGACTCCTGGAACGAGAAAATCTACCATGCAGTTAATAACGGTGTTTATCGCTGTGGTTTTGCTCAATCTCAAGCAGCTTACGATCTTGCCAGTCAGGAATTATTTGCTACTTTAGACGAAATAGAGCAAGCCTTAGAAAAAACACGCTATCTTTGTGGCGATCGCCCTACTTTAGCCGATATTAGATTATTTACAACCCTGTTCCGTTTTGATATCGTTTACTACGGACTATTCAAATGCAACTTACGCCGTATAGCTGATTATCATAATCTGAGCGGATATCTACGAGATTTATACCAGTTACCAGGAGTAGCAGCAACTTGCGATCTCAAAAGCATTAAACGAGACTACTACGGTAATTTATTTCCCTTAAACCCAGGGGGGATTATTCCACTGGGGCCAGATATTGGCAATTTATTGCAGCCACATCAGCGGGAGTAG
- the dnaJ gene encoding molecular chaperone DnaJ: MAEDYYQILGVSRDVDKDELKRAYRRLARQYHPDVNKEPGAEEKFKEISRAYEVLSEPETRSRYDRFGEAGVGGAAGASGFDYNDMGGFADIFETIFSGFGGGASTSQSQSRRRNGPVRGDDLRLDLKLDFREAVFGGEKQIKIPHLESCQTCNGTGAKPGTGVKTCSVCSGSGQVRRATRTPFGSFAQVSACTNCNGTGQVIEEKCGTCHGAGRQQETKNLKITIPPGVDNGTRLRVSGEGDAGVRNGTPGDLYVYLFVESDKEFTREGINVRSEISISYLQAILGCNLEVNTVDGKEGLTIPSGTQPNTVLTLENKGVPKLGNPVSRGNHLITVKINIPTKVNSEERELLEKLAGVRGETVGKATKEGFLGGLFQK, encoded by the coding sequence ATGGCAGAGGACTACTATCAAATCCTGGGCGTATCCCGCGATGTAGATAAAGATGAACTAAAGCGCGCTTATCGTCGACTAGCACGCCAATATCATCCCGATGTCAACAAAGAACCAGGAGCAGAAGAAAAGTTCAAAGAGATCAGTCGTGCTTACGAAGTTCTTTCTGAACCAGAAACTCGCAGTAGATACGATCGCTTTGGCGAAGCTGGAGTAGGTGGGGCTGCTGGTGCGTCGGGATTTGACTACAATGATATGGGTGGTTTTGCCGATATCTTTGAAACTATTTTTAGCGGTTTTGGTGGTGGTGCTAGTACTAGCCAAAGTCAGTCTCGCCGTCGTAATGGGCCTGTAAGGGGAGACGATCTGCGCTTAGATCTAAAACTGGACTTTAGAGAAGCTGTTTTTGGTGGCGAAAAGCAAATTAAAATTCCCCACCTAGAATCTTGTCAAACCTGTAATGGTACTGGAGCCAAACCAGGTACAGGAGTCAAAACCTGTAGTGTCTGTAGTGGTAGTGGTCAAGTGCGTCGTGCTACTCGAACTCCTTTTGGTAGTTTTGCTCAGGTTTCAGCTTGTACCAACTGTAACGGCACAGGACAGGTAATTGAGGAGAAATGTGGCACTTGTCATGGTGCGGGTCGTCAACAAGAAACTAAGAATCTTAAAATTACTATTCCTCCAGGTGTTGATAATGGTACTCGTCTAAGAGTTTCTGGAGAGGGTGATGCTGGTGTTCGCAACGGTACACCAGGGGATCTATACGTTTATCTATTTGTGGAATCTGACAAAGAATTCACGCGCGAAGGTATTAACGTTAGATCGGAAATTTCTATTAGCTATCTACAGGCTATTTTAGGCTGCAACTTAGAAGTTAATACAGTTGATGGTAAGGAAGGATTGACTATTCCTTCAGGAACTCAACCAAACACGGTGCTGACTTTAGAAAATAAAGGTGTGCCTAAACTTGGTAATCCTGTGAGTCGGGGAAACCATCTAATTACCGTTAAGATCAATATTCCGACTAAGGTTAATTCTGAAGAGAGAGAACTTTTAGAAAAACTGGCAGGCGTTAGAGGTGAAACTGTAGGCAAAGCTACCAAAGAAGGCTTTTTGGGAGGTCTATTCCAAAAATGA